The nucleotide window TCCCCTGCGGCTCGTGATACCCGCATCAGCGATAATTTTATTCAAGCGTTTTTCACTCATATGTGGCTATCCATTCCCGACAGTCAACGTATCGCCTTCTGATTCAGCGATGCAGATAGAACTCTACAGCAGAAGTTAAGAGTTTTTTACGTCAAGCGCGCTAGCAGAATTAATCGACTAGCGAATCAAGAATCTCATCTAAATGCTCGAGATCAGGCAGATACGGAGCCAGGGCTGGCAGATCTTCGAGGGAGTTCAGCCCTAAACGCTCCAGGAAGTAATTTGTGGTCTTATATAAAATAGCCCCAGTTTCAGGCTCCAGGCCGTACTCCTCGACCAATCCGCGCGTGACCAAGGTCTTCATTACAGCCTCAACATTTACGCCTCTAATGGCTGATACTCGCGCTCGAGATACCGGCTGGCGATAGGCAATGACCGCTAAAGTCTCAAGTGCGGCTTGAGTCAACCGAGATTGCTGGCCGTCTAATACGAACTTTTCAACCACTGAAGCGCTATCTGGGTGACTATAGAAACGCCACCCTCCAGCCACGCTTTTCAGCGCAAAACCACGCTCGCCATAACTCTGCGTCAGCTCAGATAACGCCTGTGAAATCTCGTCTTGAGTTACTTCCAGGACGGTAGCCAACGTCAGCTCGCTTACAGGCTCATCTACCACCATCAAAATGGCTTCAATATGCCTATGGATGTCTTTGATTTCCACGTTACTCCCCGTCGACCTTTGAATCAGCCTTTTCGTCTTCTAAAACTACTGGAACATCGAACTCGTCGGTGGTCTCTATCTCGCCTGTTTCAGCGCCGGTCCAACTGATCTGCAGATCACCTAAAGCAACCACTTGGTTAAATCGCAAAGCGCCTTGTCGATAAAGATCTAATAGAGCTAAAAAACGAGCAACCACAACGAGTGTGGAAGAAGCATCAGAGATAAGTGAACGAAAACTCATGGTTCGACCCTTGCGTAAAGCCTCAACCACGAGTTTAGACTCTTCGCTCACACTTACTAGTGCGGAGTGCAAGTGCTCGATAGCCACAACAGGTGCACTCTTAGGCGTGAGAACTCGTTCCGCGATAGCAGCGAAGCGGGAGGCCCCAACACCGATTAAAACTTCAGGTAAAAGCGAAGCAAGGGCTGGGTCTAAAGAGACAACACGAGCGAATGTCTTATCGAAAGCTTCTATACGCTGGTTAAAGGTCGCCGCAATCTCCTTAAACGCCCGGTACTGCAGTAATCGGGCGAAGAGAAGATCGCGAGCTTCAAGTAGCGCCAAATCTTCTTCATCTTCAACTTCACCACTTGGCAATAATTTCGCTGCCTTGAGATCTAGCAGCGTTGCGGCAATAACAAGGAACTCAGTAGCTTGATCCAAGCGCCAGCCTTCTCCAGATATTTCCAGGGCACGGATAAAAGCAATAAATTCATCGGTAACCGCACTCAGGGCAACTTCAGTAATGTCCATTTTGTGCCTTGAAATCAATTGAAGCAACAGATCAAAAGGCCCATCAAAATTAGTGAGGTGAACGGAGAACCCAGGGTTTTCAGGCGTAATTACTTCATCGCCATTGCTCAATTGGGTGTCCATCTGCGAACCGTACTTCACTTTGCCGGACAAATAAGTCAGGGAGCCCACTTGCCTCGGAGGTGGCTAATGCGTAGAGTCCCCGAAAAAGGAAGAAAGAGGTTTCTCGCTTGAACGCTAAATCGACATTCGAAGAAGATGTGGCAACCACCTCGGCTCTTCTAAACAAAACACCTAAGAGTTTTCCTACGCCAAAGCCTTTAACAGAACATGGCGGCGCCAAAGTTATTGCGATCTTCAATCAAAAAGGTGGAGTTGGAAAAACAACTTCAACAATAAATCTAGGTGCCAGCCTTGCTGAATTAGGTCGTCGCGTATTACTCGTTGACTTTGACCCTCAAGGTGGTTTATCCCTGGGACTAGGTGTCAATGCTCATTCGCTGCCTTTAGAGCAAACCGTTTATTACGCTTTGATGACTCCCACCGCCGACATTGATCAGATTGTTTTGAAATCAAGTGTCGCTGGTTTGGACTTTCTGCCTGCAAATAGAGATTTAGGAACTGCCGAAACAACACTTGGCGCTGAAATAGGCGGTCAACAGTATCTAAAGCGCGCACTTACTCCACTTAAAGAGTTCTATGACGTAATTTTAATTGATTGCCAACCAACTATGGGTCAATTAACTATTAACGCCCTCGTTGCATCTGATGAAGTAATTGTTCCTTTGCAATGTGAATATTTTGCACTCCACGGATTTATTGAACTAAAGGGCAACTTAGACAAGGTAAAGAGCTTCTTAAATCCTGATCTCAAGTTGATTGGCATTCTTGCCACGATGTATGAGCGCAAAACTCTTCATAATCGCGAAGTTCTGGGTGCAATCCTTGAGAAATATCCCGAAGATGTATTTGAAACAATAATCGCTAAAACAATTCGTTTTCCAGAAACGACAGTTGTTGGCGAACCAATCACTTCATATGCTTCATCCTCCGGTGGAGCAGCTTCATACCGTCGTTTAGCACGTGAATTAATTGCCAGAGGGGGCGCAAAATGACACGCAGAGCTAGTCTTCCCGGAGCAGATGAACTATTCCGTTCTACTTCCCCATCTCTCACTTCAGTTAAACAACCTGATGTTGAACCTGCCAAACCTCTTGTTGCACCAG belongs to Candidatus Planktophila limnetica and includes:
- the scpB gene encoding SMC-Scp complex subunit ScpB, with product MKDIHRHIEAILMVVDEPVSELTLATVLEVTQDEISQALSELTQSYGERGFALKSVAGGWRFYSHPDSASVVEKFVLDGQQSRLTQAALETLAVIAYRQPVSRARVSAIRGVNVEAVMKTLVTRGLVEEYGLEPETGAILYKTTNYFLERLGLNSLEDLPALAPYLPDLEHLDEILDSLVD
- a CDS encoding segregation and condensation protein A — translated: MDTQLSNGDEVITPENPGFSVHLTNFDGPFDLLLQLISRHKMDITEVALSAVTDEFIAFIRALEISGEGWRLDQATEFLVIAATLLDLKAAKLLPSGEVEDEEDLALLEARDLLFARLLQYRAFKEIAATFNQRIEAFDKTFARVVSLDPALASLLPEVLIGVGASRFAAIAERVLTPKSAPVVAIEHLHSALVSVSEESKLVVEALRKGRTMSFRSLISDASSTLVVVARFLALLDLYRQGALRFNQVVALGDLQISWTGAETGEIETTDEFDVPVVLEDEKADSKVDGE
- a CDS encoding ParA family protein encodes the protein MNAKSTFEEDVATTSALLNKTPKSFPTPKPLTEHGGAKVIAIFNQKGGVGKTTSTINLGASLAELGRRVLLVDFDPQGGLSLGLGVNAHSLPLEQTVYYALMTPTADIDQIVLKSSVAGLDFLPANRDLGTAETTLGAEIGGQQYLKRALTPLKEFYDVILIDCQPTMGQLTINALVASDEVIVPLQCEYFALHGFIELKGNLDKVKSFLNPDLKLIGILATMYERKTLHNREVLGAILEKYPEDVFETIIAKTIRFPETTVVGEPITSYASSSGGAASYRRLARELIARGGAK